acttgtaGATATCCATTGAAACGTATTGTTATTCATGCAGGCTATCCAAAGTTTACCATCAAATAGTGTTATCGCTGTTTTGTTATCAAACTGTAGATGACTGGATGAATCACATGCACGAAATCGATCAAAAAACCAAACTAACAATTCTTCACATTCGACATTACTGATAGTGGTATTCATATCGTTTGAAGAAATAATGGCCAAGTAATCTCTTATTTCAGGATTAATGTTATAACAAGGATGGATATTATTGTTATTGGACTTGTTATTTGTGGTTGTAATAATATTCGATTGTATTTTGATGCTTGAATTAGAATTTAATGAACTGCTACTTAGTGGATTTGTTCCAAGAGAAGCTTGGGTGTTAGTATTTTCCTGATGTTTATTGTTATCTTCAATTACTGCCTTATCTGTGCTCGTTTTGCATAATGAGCTGTTCTCATTCGAGATGGTGTCTTTATTAGGACATTCAGTTGAAGCtggttttaatgttttattatctGACCCTTCAGTTGAATTTGATTGCTTCGAACATTTTGGAAATTCATCCAAATACTGGCATAAAGTTTCCGAGTATTGACTTCCCGAAGAGGCTGTAACTTTTAACCTGTTGTAAAGgaaagacaaaatttaattacaaagcCGAAAAAAACTAATAAGTACATTCAATTCTCTGCAATACCTACTTTTTAGTTTGTGAAACATTTTTCATGACATGTTTACTGCGTTTTCTGCCACATGATGAATCTGAATTATCCGTACCATCCGAATCACTATTTTTACTTGAATCCGTTTCAGTATCCGTTGCTTCAGAATTGCTCTCTATATCCGAATCGGCGATCAGTGTTATCGATGATGTGGAACTAGGTGTCGGTAATTTAACCTTGGCTATGGGCAGTTTTGAATGATTTTCAAGCTCTTGCTGCTGAACAGCCAATTCATTCGTATACACTTGCAAGAAACATACAAATTGAGGATTGTCATAGTATTCATCATATGCGTATAGCATTATAGCTGAGCCACGAACATCGCATACTTCCTTTACAAACCAACTGTTTTGGAAAACTTTTGTCAGTGTACGAATGTCTTGACGAGCGGCAGGAACATCAACATATTCCTcaattttcttctttaaattACTAATGGTTGCATCATCATcgatagaaaaatatgaaatattctaAATGTAATAatgcatatgtacatatatgaagTAAACACTGataaagattatttaaataaatgttttataccTTAAGTGGCGATAGAGCCTTTAAACTTTGAGgttccaatttaattttaataaacatatttgtaaGATTATTAATTagtaaattatttcaaaaagttt
The nucleotide sequence above comes from Calliphora vicina chromosome 1, idCalVici1.1, whole genome shotgun sequence. Encoded proteins:
- the LOC135949057 gene encoding uncharacterized protein LOC135949057: MFIKIKLEPQSLKALSPLKNISYFSIDDDATISNLKKKIEEYVDVPAARQDIRTLTKVFQNSWFVKEVCDVRGSAIMLYAYDEYYDNPQFVCFLQVYTNELAVQQQELENHSKLPIAKVKLPTPSSTSSITLIADSDIESNSEATDTETDSSKNSDSDGTDNSDSSCGRKRSKHVMKNVSQTKKLKVTASSGSQYSETLCQYLDEFPKCSKQSNSTEGSDNKTLKPASTECPNKDTISNENSSLCKTSTDKAVIEDNNKHQENTNTQASLGTNPLSSSSLNSNSSIKIQSNIITTTNNKSNNNNIHPCYNINPEIRDYLAIISSNDMNTTISNVECEELLVWFFDRFRACDSSSHLQFDNKTAITLFDGKLWIACMNNNTFQWISTSITKYSPKSYKILSLKDSKHLCEVVVPVVSNKKSVLDIFDLLEKQNKNITTLKWSLQSRKPLTATDVDFNEKAVSAFCTNEMFNIVVDTESREYLEKLDFKLKYCFWQIVLKFI